The Tamandua tetradactyla isolate mTamTet1 chromosome 8, mTamTet1.pri, whole genome shotgun sequence genome includes a window with the following:
- the LOC143644373 gene encoding uncharacterized protein LOC143644373, which translates to MAAAAFLAKDADKLTLGQKLTIIAPHALESIIHQPPDRWMSNARITHYQSILLDKDRVTCGTPSALNPATLLPDETAGPVQHTCQEILAEETGIRRDLKDQSLPNSEVTWFSDGSSFLQHGCEPWKKPSGSCGGSSPPPTSQETTELRINIRWETSSMSAATKSRLLNLTGKDRIRYS; encoded by the exons atGGCGGCAGCTGCCTtcctggcaaaagacgcagacaaactcactctaggacagaagctgaccataatagcccctcacgccctggaAAGCATAATCCaccagcctccagatagatggatgtcaaatgccagaattacccactatcagagcatcctcctagacaagGACAGGGTGACTTGCGGGACCCCGTCAGCTTTAAACCCcgctaccctgctcccggacgagaccgcgggacctgtgcagcacacttgccaagagatattagctgaagagaccggaatccgcagagacttaaaagaccaatcattgcctaactcggaggtaacctggttttcggatggaagcagctttctccaacacg gctgcgagccttggaaaaagcccagcggttcctgtggcggcagctctccacctcctaccagccaggagacaacagaactccgcatcaatatcaggtgggagacttcgtctATGTCCGCTGCCACCAAGTCCAGACTCTTGAACCTCactggaaaggaccgtatcaggtactcttga